From the Mauremys reevesii isolate NIE-2019 linkage group 19, ASM1616193v1, whole genome shotgun sequence genome, one window contains:
- the TRIM32 gene encoding E3 ubiquitin-protein ligase TRIM32, whose amino-acid sequence MAAASHLNSDALREVLECPICMESFTEDQLRPKLLHCGHTICKQCLEKLLANSINGIRCPFCSKITRITNLAQLTDNLTVLKIIDTTGLSEAVGLFMCKACGRRLPRHFCKSCNLVLCDPCKEMEHQQQGHVVVAIKEAADERRKEFGVKLGRLRELMGDLQKRKASLEGVSKDVQSRYKAVLQDYSKEERKIQEELARSRKFFTNSLSEVEKINNQVMEEQAYLLNIAEVQIVSRCDYFLAKIKQGDIALLEEAADEEEPELTNNLPRELTLQEVELLKVGHVGPLQIGQVAKKPRTVNMEESLMETAASTSATFRETDVVQEETSLTPNSSPAKPRMPETATSIQQCHFLKKMGSKGSMPGMFNLPVSVHVTVQGEVLVADRGNFRIQVFTRKGFLKEIRRSPSGIDSFVLSFLGADLPNLTPLSVTMNCHGLIGVTDSYDNSLKVYTMDGHCVACHRSQLSKPWGITALPSGQFVVTDVEGGKLWCFTVDRGVGVVKYSCLCSAVRPKFVTCDSEGTVYFTQGLGLNLENRQHEHHLEGGFSIGSVGPDGHLGRQISHFFSENEDFRCIAGMCVDARGDLIVADSSRKEILHFPKGGGYNILIREGLTCPVGIAITPKGQLLVLDCWDHCIKIYSYHLRRYSTP is encoded by the coding sequence ATGGCCGCTGCCTCTCacctgaactcagatgcacttcGGGAAGTTCTGGAGTGTCCCATTTGCATGGAGTCCTTTACTGAGGACCAGCTGAGGCCCAAACTCTTACACTGTGGGCACACCATCTGCAAGCAGTGCTTGGAGAAACTCCTAGCAAACAGCATCAATGGGATACGCTGCCCCTTCTGCAGCAAGATCACTCGGATCACAAACTTGGCTCAACTGACCGACAATCTCACGGTGCTGAAGATCATAGACACCACAGGACTGAGTGAAGCTGTGGGCCTTTTCATGTGCAAAGCTTGTGGGAGAAGGTTACCCAGGCACTTCTGCAAGAGCTGTAATTTGGTTTTGTGTGACCCATGCAAGGAGATGGAACATCAGCAGCAAGGACATGTTGTTGTTGCCATTAAAGAGGCTGCGGATGAACGGAGGAAGGAATTTGGGGTAAAGCTCGGCAGACTTCGGGAGCTCATGGGGGATCTGCAGAAAAGAAAGGCATCTCTGGAAGGGGTCTCCAAAGACGTGCAATCCAGATACAAAGCAGTTCTTCAGGATTATAGCAAGGAAGAGCGCAAGATCCAGGAAGAACTGGCAAGGTCACGGAAGTTCTTCACAAATTCTTTGTCTGAAGTGGAGAAGATAAATAACCAGGTAATGGAGGAACAGGCTTATCTGCTGAACATAGCAGAGGTGCAGATCGTATCCCGATGTGACTATTTCCTTGCCAAGATTAAGCAGGGAGATATAGCTCTCTTGGAGGAGGCAGCGGACGAGGAAGAGCCAGAACTGACAAACAACCTACCAAGAGAGCTGACTCTCCAAGAGGTGGAACTCCTCAAGGTGGGCCATGTGGGGCCACTGCAGATTGGGCAGGTGGCGAAGAAACCTCGGACAGTCAACATGGAGGAATCTCTGATGGAAACTGCTGCATCCACATCGGCTACATTTAGGGAGACTGACGTGGTGCAAGAAGAGACTAGTTTGACACCAAATTCCTCACCTGCCAAACCAAGGATGCCTGAAACAGCCACTAGCATCCAGCAATGTCACTTCCTTAAGAAGATGGGCTCCAAAGGCAGCATGCCAGGGATGTTCAATCTTCCTGTCAGCGTACATGTCACCGTACAGGGAGAGGTGCTTGTGGCAGATCGTGGCAATTTCCGAATCCAGGTATTTACCCGCAAAGGTTTTCTGAAGGAGATCCGGCGGAGCCCTAGTGGCATTGATAGCTTTGTGCTGAGTTTCCTTGGAGCAGATCTACCCAATTTGACTCCGCTATCTGTCACCATGAACTGCCATGGCCTGATAGGAGTGACTGACAGCTATGATAACTCACTAAAGGTGTATACCATGGATGGACACTGTGTTGCATGTCACAGGAGCCAGCTTAGTAAGCCCTGGGGCATCACAGCTCTGCCTTCAGGGCAGTTTGTAGTGACCGATGTGGAAGGAGGAAAGCTCTGGTGTTTCACAGTGGACCGTGGTGTTGGGGTAGTTAAGTACAGTTGCTTATGTAGTGCTGTGCGCCCAAAGTTTGTCACTTGTGATTCTGAAGGGACCGTATACTTCACTCAGGGGCTGGGGCTCAACCTGGAGAACCGCCAGCATGAGCATCACCTCGAGGGGGGCTTTTCAATTGGCTCCGTAGGTCCAGATGGGCACTTAGGCCGCCAGATCAGCCACTTCTTCTCCGAGAATGAGGATTTCAGGTGCATCGCTGGGATGTGCGTGGATGCTAGGGGAGACCTGATTGTTGCCGACAGCAGCCGTAAAGAAATCCTGCATTTTCCCAAAGGAGGTGGCTACAATATCTTAATCAGGGAAGGCCTCACCTGCCCTGTGGGCATAGCCATTACACCTAAAGGGCAGCTGCTAGTGCTGGACTGTTGGGATCATTGCATTAAGATCTACAGTTACCATCTGAGGAGGTATTCCACACCTTAA